Proteins from a genomic interval of Phenylobacterium sp. LH3H17:
- a CDS encoding helix-turn-helix domain-containing protein produces MAPSKKTATGPDPIDIQVGMQIRARRNSIGSSQSALAEAIGVSFQQVQKYERGANRVSASMMSRIAAHLGCRPADLLPSGDGGDAVPLDSEFLSQAGGPELAKAFMSLSPRLRRAIVDLALSMAAAQAPEGHS; encoded by the coding sequence GTGGCTCCATCCAAGAAGACCGCGACCGGCCCCGACCCCATAGATATCCAGGTCGGGATGCAGATCCGCGCGCGGCGCAATTCCATCGGCTCCAGCCAGTCGGCCCTGGCCGAGGCGATCGGCGTCAGCTTCCAGCAGGTCCAGAAGTACGAGCGCGGCGCCAACCGGGTCTCGGCCTCGATGATGTCGCGGATCGCCGCGCACCTGGGCTGCAGGCCGGCAGATCTGCTGCCGTCCGGAGATGGGGGCGACGCCGTCCCGTTGGACTCGGAGTTCCTGAGCCAGGCCGGGGGCCCAGAACTCGCCAAGGCCTTCATGAGCCTCTCGCCCAGGCTCCGGCGCGCGATCGTAGACCTCGCCCTCTCGATGGCCGCCGCCCAGGCTCCTGAGGGCCATTCCTAG
- a CDS encoding MucR family transcriptional regulator translates to MADHNNNLRELVADVAAAYFSNTHVVAADIPNVISQIASSLQAVRADVEPSRQPAEAPAEPQPKLTPAQIRKSITPEALLSFEDGRGYKTLRRHLSVKGLTPEQYREKWGLPRDYPMVSPSYSAARSQMAKSIGLGRKVASAAKRGRAKG, encoded by the coding sequence GTGGCTGACCACAACAATAACCTTCGCGAACTCGTGGCTGATGTCGCCGCGGCCTATTTCTCCAATACACACGTGGTCGCCGCCGATATTCCCAACGTCATCTCGCAGATCGCCTCGAGCCTGCAGGCCGTGCGCGCCGACGTTGAACCCTCACGCCAGCCGGCCGAGGCCCCGGCCGAGCCCCAGCCCAAGCTCACGCCGGCCCAGATCCGCAAGTCGATCACCCCGGAGGCTCTGCTGAGTTTCGAGGACGGCCGCGGTTACAAGACACTGCGCCGCCATCTGTCGGTGAAGGGCCTGACGCCGGAGCAGTACCGCGAGAAGTGGGGCCTCCCCCGGGACTACCCGATGGTCTCGCCGAGCTACAGCGCGGCGCGCTCGCAGATGGCCAAGTCGATCGGTCTCGGCCGCAAAGTCGCGTCGGCCGCCAAGCGCGGTCGCGCCAAGGGCTGA
- a CDS encoding chemotaxis protein CheB — MAKDFPIVCVGGSAGGLDAYTRLLKNLPADLGVAIVIVNHLRTVATRLHHILPNYTPMPVELISDRLVVRPNCVFIIPEKRDLHVLDGEFRLEPISKPRGWPDVITVFLRSLTENWSGQLIAVIVSGYDGDGAAALCGIRDVGGITIAQKLETAIQPDMPQSAIASGCVDFILSPEEIAQEVRRIAARDPSIP; from the coding sequence ATGGCTAAAGACTTCCCCATCGTTTGTGTAGGTGGCTCCGCTGGCGGTCTCGACGCTTACACACGCCTCCTGAAAAACTTGCCCGCCGACCTAGGCGTGGCGATCGTCATCGTAAATCACCTCCGGACCGTCGCGACGCGGTTGCACCATATTCTTCCGAACTACACGCCCATGCCGGTGGAGTTGATTTCGGACAGGCTGGTCGTCCGGCCGAATTGCGTTTTCATCATTCCGGAAAAACGTGATCTCCATGTCCTCGACGGCGAGTTTCGACTTGAGCCGATCTCAAAGCCAAGGGGTTGGCCTGACGTCATCACAGTCTTTCTGCGCTCACTGACTGAGAACTGGTCCGGCCAGCTGATCGCGGTCATCGTCTCTGGATATGATGGAGACGGGGCGGCGGCGTTGTGCGGTATAAGGGACGTTGGGGGCATCACGATCGCCCAGAAGCTCGAGACGGCTATTCAGCCTGACATGCCGCAGAGCGCCATCGCCTCCGGTTGCGTCGACTTCATTCTTTCGCCTGAAGAGATCGCACAGGAAGTAAGGCGGATAGCGGCCCGCGACCCGTCGATCCCTTAA
- a CDS encoding NADP-dependent oxidoreductase, whose product MPTTEEIHLVRRPNGVPAPADFALVEAPLADTEDGQVLVEALWMSVDPYMRPRLDADQPLNGPLLGGGIGRVVQSRNTKFPEGALVRHGAGFRKRFVSSGKGLAVLTPDPDLSLSVYLHALGGTGLTAYGGLLETGALKDGEQVFISTAAGAVGSVAAQIAKIKGCYVVGSTGSAEKAAWLRDELNLDAVINYKTEPLAERLAQVTPNGIDLYFENVGGGHLDAALPRMNVRGRIPVCGMISTYNGGGEGVRNLFALIYGRIRMEGFVASDFGHLSADFLREMTGWVKSGQLKYQETVLQGFGRAPEGLIGLFKGDNLGKMLIQISD is encoded by the coding sequence ATGCCTACAACCGAAGAAATCCACCTGGTCCGCCGTCCAAACGGCGTTCCCGCGCCGGCGGACTTCGCGCTCGTGGAGGCGCCGCTGGCCGACACCGAAGACGGGCAGGTCCTAGTTGAAGCCCTCTGGATGTCGGTTGATCCCTACATGCGCCCCCGGCTCGACGCCGATCAGCCCCTCAATGGGCCCCTGCTCGGCGGCGGCATCGGACGGGTGGTCCAATCGCGCAATACCAAGTTTCCGGAGGGCGCTCTCGTTCGTCACGGGGCGGGCTTTCGCAAACGCTTCGTCTCCAGCGGCAAGGGTCTTGCCGTCCTCACTCCTGACCCGGACCTGTCGCTCAGCGTCTATCTCCATGCCCTGGGCGGCACTGGCCTGACGGCCTACGGCGGCCTGCTCGAGACGGGCGCCCTGAAGGACGGCGAGCAGGTGTTCATCTCGACGGCCGCAGGCGCGGTCGGATCGGTGGCGGCGCAGATCGCCAAGATCAAGGGCTGCTATGTGGTCGGTTCCACCGGCTCGGCGGAGAAAGCGGCCTGGCTCCGGGACGAACTGAACCTGGACGCGGTGATAAACTACAAAACCGAGCCGCTCGCGGAGCGCCTGGCGCAGGTCACGCCCAACGGCATAGATCTCTATTTCGAGAATGTCGGCGGCGGCCATCTCGACGCGGCCCTGCCACGCATGAATGTCCGCGGCCGCATCCCAGTCTGCGGCATGATCTCCACCTACAACGGCGGCGGTGAAGGCGTGCGCAACCTCTTCGCCTTGATCTATGGCCGCATCCGCATGGAGGGGTTTGTCGCGAGCGACTTCGGCCATCTGAGCGCCGACTTCCTCCGCGAGATGACCGGCTGGGTGAAGTCGGGCCAGCTCAAGTACCAGGAGACCGTCCTGCAGGGTTTTGGGCGCGCGCCCGAGGGCCTGATCGGTCTCTTCAAAGGCGACAACCTCGGCAAGATGCTGATCCAGATCTCTGATTAG
- a CDS encoding carboxynorspermidine decarboxylase, whose protein sequence is MLLALKAFSMWSLAGLVGEHLDGVCASGLWEARLAREHYTGELTTYSPAYRPADLPELLRVSDTVIFNSPAQLARFSDVISRARDQGERFQIGLRLNPEQSECAVAKYDPCQGGSRLGFPVSQLRPEHLEGVDGLHIHVLCEQGFEPLRRTWDALSPKIADVLPRLKWLNLGGGHHITRADYHTDELVALLRDISGRHGLQVYLEPGEAIALDAGILVGEILDTFENSLTVAITDISATCHMPDVIEAPYRPAMLNESEGGVAVRLGGPSCLAGDIIGDYVFRAPPEIGARIAFLDQAHYSMVKTNTFNGVPLPAIALWNSETDALRLVKQFDYSDFRDRLS, encoded by the coding sequence GTGCTGCTCGCGCTCAAGGCCTTTTCCATGTGGTCGCTGGCCGGCCTCGTCGGGGAGCACCTCGACGGCGTCTGCGCCTCCGGCCTCTGGGAGGCGAGGCTGGCGCGAGAACACTACACGGGCGAGCTGACGACCTATTCTCCGGCGTATCGGCCCGCCGACCTGCCCGAACTGTTGCGGGTGTCCGACACGGTGATCTTCAACTCACCCGCCCAACTTGCCAGGTTCAGCGACGTCATCTCAAGAGCGCGAGATCAGGGCGAGAGGTTTCAGATCGGACTGCGTCTGAACCCTGAGCAGAGCGAGTGCGCGGTGGCCAAGTACGACCCATGCCAAGGCGGTTCCCGGCTCGGCTTTCCGGTTTCGCAGCTGCGGCCCGAACACCTGGAAGGTGTCGACGGTCTGCACATCCACGTCCTGTGCGAGCAGGGCTTCGAACCGCTCCGCCGAACCTGGGACGCGCTTAGCCCGAAGATCGCCGATGTCCTGCCGCGGCTGAAATGGCTGAACCTCGGCGGCGGCCACCACATCACGCGGGCCGACTATCACACGGACGAGCTGGTCGCGCTGCTTCGGGACATCTCGGGCCGCCACGGACTACAAGTCTATCTCGAACCCGGGGAAGCCATCGCCCTCGACGCCGGCATTCTGGTCGGCGAGATTCTCGACACCTTCGAGAATTCGCTCACCGTGGCCATCACGGATATCTCAGCGACCTGCCATATGCCCGATGTCATCGAGGCGCCCTATCGGCCCGCGATGCTGAACGAGAGCGAAGGCGGCGTCGCGGTCAGGCTCGGCGGCCCCTCCTGCTTGGCCGGAGACATCATCGGCGACTACGTGTTCCGTGCGCCGCCCGAGATCGGCGCGCGTATCGCCTTCCTGGATCAGGCGCACTACTCAATGGTCAAGACCAATACCTTCAACGGCGTTCCACTGCCGGCCATCGCGCTCTGGAACAGCGAGACCGACGCCCTAAGGTTGGTGAAGCAATTCGACTACAGCGACTTCCGCGATCGCCTCTCCTGA
- a CDS encoding saccharopine dehydrogenase family protein, which produces MSRVLVIGAGGVGSVAVHKMAMDAAVFSHITLASRRIEKCEAVAASVRQRTGVTIATAEVDADDVRATTALIAAVQPRVVVNLALPYQDLSIMEACLEAGASYLDTANYEPRDQAKFEYGWQWAFHERFEAAGLMALLGCGFDPGVTSVFTGHIRKHLLDRIDRLDILDCNGGDNGLPFATNFNPEINIREVTAPSRHWEDGAWVEGPALGRKQVFDFEQVGPRNIYLMYHEELESLVRYYPEIKRIRFWMTFGDSYLKHLEVLGNVGLTRIEPIMFEGRQIVPLQFLKALLPEPSSLGAVTRGKTNIGVIASGEKNGEPKTFYVRNICDHEAAYAETGSQAVSYTTGVPAMIGAALMLSGRWHGAGVFNMEQLDPDPFMDRLNQRGLPWQVQELASPLDF; this is translated from the coding sequence ATGAGTAGGGTTCTGGTCATCGGAGCCGGCGGCGTGGGCTCGGTCGCGGTCCACAAGATGGCGATGGATGCGGCGGTGTTCTCCCACATCACGCTGGCGAGCCGGAGGATCGAGAAGTGCGAGGCCGTCGCCGCTTCGGTCAGGCAGCGAACCGGTGTGACCATCGCCACCGCTGAGGTCGACGCCGACGACGTCCGGGCTACTACGGCGCTCATCGCCGCGGTGCAGCCCCGGGTCGTGGTCAATCTCGCGCTGCCCTATCAGGACCTGTCCATCATGGAGGCCTGCCTCGAGGCCGGCGCGAGCTATCTCGACACGGCGAACTACGAGCCGCGCGATCAGGCCAAGTTCGAATATGGGTGGCAGTGGGCGTTCCACGAACGGTTCGAAGCGGCCGGGTTGATGGCCTTGCTCGGCTGCGGGTTCGATCCGGGGGTGACGTCGGTGTTCACCGGCCACATCCGCAAGCACCTCCTCGACCGCATTGATCGCCTGGACATCCTGGATTGCAACGGCGGCGACAACGGTCTTCCGTTCGCCACCAATTTCAATCCCGAGATCAACATCCGAGAGGTGACGGCGCCGTCGCGACACTGGGAAGATGGCGCGTGGGTGGAGGGGCCGGCGCTGGGGCGCAAGCAGGTCTTCGACTTCGAGCAGGTCGGGCCGCGCAATATCTACCTCATGTACCATGAGGAGCTCGAATCCCTTGTCAGGTACTATCCTGAAATCAAGCGCATCCGCTTCTGGATGACGTTCGGCGACTCCTACCTCAAGCACCTGGAGGTGCTCGGCAATGTCGGCCTGACCAGGATCGAGCCGATTATGTTCGAGGGCCGCCAGATCGTCCCGCTACAGTTCCTGAAGGCCTTGCTTCCCGAGCCATCGTCCCTGGGCGCGGTGACGCGCGGCAAGACCAATATCGGGGTCATCGCGTCCGGCGAGAAGAACGGCGAGCCGAAGACCTTCTATGTGCGCAACATCTGCGATCACGAGGCCGCCTATGCGGAGACCGGTTCCCAGGCCGTCAGCTACACGACGGGCGTCCCGGCCATGATCGGCGCGGCGCTGATGCTGAGCGGCCGATGGCACGGGGCCGGCGTGTTCAACATGGAACAGCTCGATCCTGATCCGTTCATGGACAGGCTCAACCAGCGCGGGCTCCCCTGGCAGGTCCAGGAACTGGCGTCCCCGCTCGACTTCTGA
- a CDS encoding TetR/AcrR family transcriptional regulator: protein MDGIVSEKAVRRRRGAKRERTRAALIAAAGDLIRDQGYEAATLEAIAAKAGMTRGAIYGNFANRDDLFAEVVLDRWSPVMPEHVPETSFLEHMRRLGRAYASAARARAPVAAHSASFQLQVRRHEALRRRLAIQGREIVENTAKELLRLYPGEELPMPATPLIKALSALGEGLMAAYFADPEEYPEDVFVAAFEAFAIRKSGRS, encoded by the coding sequence ATGGACGGAATCGTTTCCGAAAAGGCGGTGCGCCGCCGGCGAGGCGCTAAGCGCGAGAGGACGCGCGCAGCACTCATTGCCGCTGCTGGCGATTTGATCCGAGATCAGGGGTACGAGGCGGCCACGCTAGAGGCGATTGCCGCAAAAGCCGGAATGACCCGTGGTGCGATCTACGGCAACTTCGCCAATCGCGACGATCTGTTTGCTGAGGTAGTGCTCGACCGTTGGAGTCCAGTGATGCCAGAGCATGTGCCCGAGACCAGCTTTCTCGAACACATGCGGCGACTGGGGCGTGCCTACGCATCTGCCGCGCGAGCGCGCGCGCCGGTGGCCGCGCATTCGGCGTCATTCCAGCTGCAGGTTCGCCGTCACGAGGCCCTCCGGCGGCGACTTGCAATCCAAGGCCGGGAGATTGTCGAGAATACTGCCAAGGAGTTGTTGAGGCTCTATCCGGGGGAGGAATTGCCGATGCCAGCGACGCCTCTGATCAAGGCGCTGTCTGCCTTAGGTGAAGGGCTCATGGCCGCCTACTTTGCCGATCCCGAGGAATATCCAGAAGACGTTTTCGTTGCGGCGTTTGAGGCTTTTGCAATCCGGAAAAGCGGCCGTTCCTGA
- a CDS encoding acyl-CoA thioester hydrolase/BAAT C-terminal domain-containing protein — protein sequence MTSTEHLPSGDVQGALIRPDTSNGLGVMVLTGSSGRVDAERAKRFASLGATSLALRWWGGEDQPPGINLVPLETFVRGVDLLQAEGCDRIAILGTSFGATAALLAAARDPRVDHVIAISPSAVVWQNNGPGQDGSAWPPRSSFTWGGSPLPFVVWDPRVWPPFGTQNPVFRPMYELSLRTFEEDVPAASIPVEQIQAEIILVAGKADALWPSDTAARRIIERLEQHGRSATLVEHPDAGHSPAFPGETQLAAPAERAWGGAPAADRELGAVAWDVIVRRLQSDDRLSV from the coding sequence ATGACCTCCACCGAACACCTACCGAGCGGCGATGTACAAGGCGCGTTGATCCGTCCGGATACGTCCAATGGTCTGGGAGTGATGGTTCTCACAGGCTCAAGCGGCCGGGTGGATGCGGAGCGAGCCAAACGCTTCGCGAGTCTCGGCGCGACCTCTCTCGCTCTGCGTTGGTGGGGCGGCGAAGATCAGCCGCCAGGTATCAATCTCGTGCCGCTGGAAACCTTCGTGCGCGGCGTTGACCTCCTGCAAGCTGAAGGTTGCGACCGCATCGCTATCCTCGGCACATCGTTTGGAGCAACGGCGGCCCTGCTGGCGGCTGCGCGAGACCCCCGAGTCGACCACGTGATCGCGATCAGTCCCTCGGCCGTGGTCTGGCAGAATAATGGGCCGGGACAGGACGGCTCGGCCTGGCCGCCCCGCTCGTCCTTTACCTGGGGCGGCTCACCCCTTCCGTTCGTCGTCTGGGATCCTCGCGTCTGGCCGCCGTTCGGCACGCAGAATCCTGTCTTTCGGCCTATGTACGAACTCAGCCTGAGGACCTTTGAGGAAGATGTGCCAGCCGCATCGATTCCGGTGGAGCAAATCCAAGCCGAGATCATCCTGGTAGCGGGCAAGGCCGACGCTCTTTGGCCCTCCGACACCGCAGCGCGCAGGATCATAGAGCGCCTAGAACAGCATGGACGATCCGCCACGCTCGTTGAGCATCCCGACGCCGGTCATAGTCCCGCATTCCCTGGTGAAACCCAACTCGCAGCACCTGCCGAACGCGCCTGGGGCGGCGCTCCCGCCGCTGACCGCGAACTGGGTGCAGTCGCTTGGGATGTGATCGTCCGCCGCTTGCAGTCGGATGACAGACTCTCCGTCTAA
- a CDS encoding RNA polymerase sigma factor produces MTRDQPARGAAAAGRMDIGALYRRYAGWLRATLSRRFGPDKADDLVQETYLRLQRYEGQVIAHPTALLGRVAHNLAVSDHRRDRARGGLPFRLEVVEDGPEIAIPPDQAELVLLKQIILSMPQTYRDVFVLNRFTGLSYLQIAKGLGLSVKTVEWRMSRALAHCAVELTGDA; encoded by the coding sequence ATGACCCGGGACCAACCAGCACGCGGCGCAGCAGCCGCGGGACGCATGGATATCGGCGCGCTCTACCGCCGGTACGCCGGATGGCTGAGGGCCACCCTGAGCAGGAGGTTCGGCCCGGACAAGGCCGACGACCTCGTCCAGGAGACCTATCTGCGCCTGCAGCGCTACGAGGGCCAGGTGATCGCCCATCCCACGGCCCTGCTGGGACGGGTGGCGCACAACCTCGCCGTCTCCGACCATCGCCGAGACCGGGCGCGCGGCGGCCTGCCGTTTCGACTGGAGGTGGTTGAGGACGGCCCGGAGATCGCGATCCCTCCCGACCAGGCCGAGCTCGTTCTCCTCAAGCAGATCATCCTCTCGATGCCGCAGACCTATCGCGACGTCTTCGTCCTCAACCGCTTCACCGGTCTCAGCTACCTTCAGATCGCCAAGGGCCTGGGGCTCTCGGTCAAGACGGTGGAGTGGCGGATGTCGAGGGCGCTCGCCCACTGCGCGGTGGAGTTGACCGGGGACGCCTAG